One window of the Esox lucius isolate fEsoLuc1 chromosome 8, fEsoLuc1.pri, whole genome shotgun sequence genome contains the following:
- the comp gene encoding cartilage oligomeric matrix protein isoform X1, translating into MLRIVALGFFLSVVAGQRDGEIINQIKGTNQALAEIKELLKQQIQEIVFLKNTVMECEACGMRAPLPPSCHPNPCHPGVKCTGTPEGIRCGPCPEGMVGDGTHCKDVDECAVTPCHMGVRCINTSPGYRCGPCPAGYTSPQAQGVGLSYATKNKQVCKDINECQGSRNGGCVENSNCINTPGSFRCGPCKAGYVGDQRKGCKPERACGNGQPNPCHASADCIVQREGKKECQCAVGWAGNGFFCGSDIDIDGFPDEKLECAERNCDKDNCLTVPNSGQEDADKDGIGDACDEDADGDGILNTQDNCVLVPNVDQRNVDDDNFGDACDNCRIIKNNDQKDTDVDRLGDECDEDIDGDGIPNNLDNCKRVPNVDQKDRDGDKVGDACDSCPYVRNPDQLDMDNDLIGDPCDTNKDSDGDGHQDSQDNCPAVINSAQLDTDKDGRGDECDDDDDDDGIPDLLPPGPDNCRLIPNPLQEDFDSDGVGNVCENDFDNDTVIDSIDVCPENAEVTLTDFRAYQTVVLDPEGDAQTDPNWVVLNQGREIVQTMNSDPGLAVGYTAFNGVDFEGTFHVNTVTDDDYAGFIFGYQDSSSFYVVMWKQVEQIYWQANPFRAVAEPGIQLKAVKSKTGPGEHLRNSLWHTGDTSDQVKLLWKDARNVGWKDKTSYRWFLQHRPHDGYIRVRFYEGPQVVADTGIIIDTTMRGGRLGVFCFSQENIIWANLRYRCNDTIPEDFDSYQARQVQLQF; encoded by the exons ATGCTGCGGATCGTGGCGCTGGGGTTTTTCCTCAGTGTAGTAGCTGGTCAAAGGG ATGGCGAAATCATCAATCAGATCAAGGGAACGAATCAGGCCCTGGCTGAGATCAAAGAACTGCTGAAGCAACAG ATCCAAGAGATTGTGTTTCTAAAGAACACAGTGATGGAGTGTGAAGCCTGCG GGATGCGGGCTCCCCTTCCGCCCTCCTGCCACCCAAATCCCTGCCACCCAGGGGTTAAATGCACTGGGACCCCTGAGGGCATCAGGTGTGGGCCCTGCCCCGAGGGCATGGTTGGCGACGGGACCCACTGCAAGGACGTGGACGAG TGTGCTGTGACGCCCTGCCACATGGGTGTTCGCTGCATCAACACCTCCCCAGGGTACCGCTGTGGCCCCTGTCCTGCTGGCTACACCAGCCCCCAGGCACAGGGAGTGGGGCTCTCCTATGCCACCAAGAACAAACAG GTCTGCAAGGACATCAATGAGTGCCAAGGGTCCAGAAATGGCGGCTGCGTGGAAAATTCCAATTGCATTAACACACCT GGCTCGTTCAGGTGTGGGCCTTGTAAGGCAGGTTATGTTGGAGATCAGCGTAAGGGCTGTAAGCCTGAGAGAGCGTGTGGTAATGGCCAGCCCAACCCTTGCCATGCCAGCGCAGACTGCATCGTCCAACGAGAGGGTAAAAAAGAGTGTCAG TGTGCAGTGGGATGGGCTGGCAATGGCTTCTTCTGCGGCTCTGATATTGACATTGACGGCTTCCCTGATGAGAAACTTGAATGCGCCGAGAGGAACTGTGACAAG GACAACTGTCTAACTGTGCCCAATTCTGGCCAAGAGGACGCCGACAAGGACGGCATAGGAGACGCCTGCGATGAGGATGCAGATGGGGACGGAATCCTGAACACACAG GACAATTGTGTGTTGGTGCCAAATGTAGACCAAAGAAATGTGGACGATGACAACTTCGGAGACGCCTGCGACAACTGCCGTATTATCAAGAACAACGACCAGAAAGACACAGATGTCGACAGGCTGGGTGATGAATGTGACGAAGACATCGATGGTGATG GTATCCCCAATAACTTGGACAACTGCAAACGTGTTCCCAATGTGGACCAGAAGGACCGAGATGGGGACAAAGTCGGTGATGCCTGTGACAGCTGTCCTTACGTCCGCAACCCTGACCAG TTGGATATGGACAACGACTTGATAGGAGACCCTTGTGACACCAATAAGGATAG TGATGGTGACGGTCACCAGGACTCTCAGGACAACTGCCCCGCGGTCATCAACAGTGCCCAGCTGGACACAGACAAGGACGGCCGGGGAGACGAGTGTGACGATGATGACGACGATGACGGTATTCCCGACCTTCTGCCCCCGGGACCGGACAACTGCCGCCTCATCCCCAACCCCCTGCAGGAGGACTTCGACA GCGATGGTGTCGGGAACGTGTGTGAGAACGATTTTGACAACGACACCGTCATCGACAGCATCGACGTGTGTCCGGAGAACGCTGAGGTCACTCTGACAGACTTCAGGGCCTACCAGACAGTGGTTCTGGACCCAGAGGGAGACGCACAGACTGACCCCAACTGGGTGGTGCTAAATCAG GGACGGGAGATCGTCCAAACCATGAACAGTGACCCTGGACTGGCAGTTG gttaCACCGCCTTCAACGGCGTTGACTTTGAAGGGACGTTCCACGTGAATACGGTGACCGATGACGACTATGCAGGCTTCATCTTCGGGTACCAGGACTCTTCCTCCTTTTACGTAGTGATGTGGAAACAGGTTGAGCAGATCTACTGGCAGGCCAACCCATTCCGCGCTGTGGCAGAACCAGGGATCCAACTGAAG GCGGTGAAGTCCAAAACGGGACCAGGAGAGCATCTACGTAACTCTTTGTGGCACACCGGCGACACCAGTGACCAGGTGAAACTGCTTTGGAAAGACGCCCGTAACGTTGGCTGGAAGGACAAGACCTCCTACCGCTGGTTCTTACAACACAGGCCTCATGATGGCTATATCAG GGTGCGTTTCTACGAGGGCCCTCAGGTAGTGGCTGACACAGGCATCATCATAGACACCACCATGAGAGGAGGTAGATTGGGTGTCTTCTGCTTCTCCCAGGAGAACATCATCTGGGCTAACCTACGCTACCGCTGCAATG ATACAATCCCTGAGGACTTTGACTCCTACCAAGCCCGACAGGTTCAGCTGCAGTTCTAA
- the tmem38a gene encoding trimeric intracellular cation channel type A produces the protein MEVLGVLNLGDLAQTFSKMGMFPVFDLAYYIVSILYLKYEPGSGEVARRSPVASWICAMLYCFGSYILADIFLGSCPVDYFQYNSHILLASAVWYLIFFCPLNLFYKCVAFMPVKLVLVALKEVVRTRKIAAGVHHAHHAYHHGWIIMVIVGYVKGSGVALMSNFEQLLRGVWRPETNELLNMSFPTKASLYGAILFTLQEAHLLPVSKSTLICLFTLFMATTKVILTARHSHGSPFILIESWVCHLLFGSPLGGGEEEHHVAPAPAPIAPISPVKTKEDLGEGTRKRKSKKAE, from the exons GGGCGATCTTGCCCAAACTTTCTCAAAAATGGGAATGTTTCCTGTCTTTGATCTTGCTTATTACATCGTGTCAATACTCTACCTCAAGTATGAACCTG GGTCAGGGGAGGTGGCCCGCAGGAGCCCTGTGGCATCTTGGATATGCGCTATGCTTTATTGCTTTGGGAGCTACATTTTAGCAGACATTTTTCTCGGAAGTTGCCCTGTGGACTATTTTCAATACAACAGCCACATCCTCTTAGCATCTGCTGTTTG GTACCTCATCTTTTTCTGCCCACTCAACCTCTTCTACAAATGTGTGGCTTTCATGCCCGTCAAGCTGGTGCTGGTAGCCTTAAAGGAAGTCGTCCGCACTCGTAAAATTGCCGCCGGCGTTCACCACGCCCACCACGCCTATCACCACGGCTGGATCATCATGGTCATCGTGGGCTACGTCAAAG GGTCAGGGGTGGCCCTCATGTCCAATTTCGAGCAACTGCTGCGTGGTGTGTGGAGGCCCGAGACCAATGAACTCCTCAACATGTCATT CCCAACCAAAGCCAGCCTGTATGGAGCCATTCTGTTTACACTTCAGGAGGCACACTTGCTTCCTGTGTCGAAAAGCACACTCATCTGTCTTTTCACTCTGTTCATGGCGACTACCAAG GTGATATTGACGGCCCGCCACTCTCACGGCTCTCCCTTCATCCTCATCGAGTCTTGGGTATGCCACTTGCTCTTTGGCTCCCCTCTCGGAGGTGGTGAGGAGGAGCACCACGTGGCCCCCGCGCCCGCCCCCATCGCCCCCATTTCGCCGGTCAAAACCAAGGAGGATCTGGGCGAAGGGACTCGCAAGAGGAAATCCAAGAAAGCAGAGTAG
- the comp gene encoding cartilage oligomeric matrix protein isoform X2 — MLRIVALGFFLSVVAGQRDGEIINQIKGTNQALAEIKELLKQQIQEIVFLKNTVMECEACGMRAPLPPSCHPNPCHPGVKCTGTPEGIRCGPCPEGMVGDGTHCKDVDECAVTPCHMGVRCINTSPGYRCGPCPAGYTSPQAQGVGLSYATKNKQVCKDINECQGSRNGGCVENSNCINTPGSFRCGPCKAGYVGDQRKGCKPERACGNGQPNPCHASADCIVQREGKKECQCAVGWAGNGFFCGSDIDIDGFPDEKLECAERNCDKDNCLTVPNSGQEDADKDGIGDACDEDADGDGILNTQDNCVLVPNVDQRNVDDDNFGDACDNCRIIKNNDQKDTDVDRLGDECDEDIDGDGIPNNLDNCKRVPNVDQKDRDGDKVGDACDSCPYVRNPDQLDMDNDLIGDPCDTNKDSDGDGHQDSQDNCPAVINSAQLDTDKDGRGDECDDDDDDDGIPDLLPPGPDNCRLIPNPLQEDFDSDGVGNVCENDFDNDTVIDSIDVCPENAEVTLTDFRAYQTVVLDPEGDAQTDPNWVVLNQGREIVQTMNSDPGLAVGYTAFNGVDFEGTFHVNTVTDDDYAGFIFGYQDSSSFYVVMWKQVEQIYWQANPFRAVAEPGIQLKAVKSKTGPGEHLRNSLWHTGDTSDQVKLLWKDARNVGWKDKTSYRWFLQHRPHDGYIRGHILQT; from the exons ATGCTGCGGATCGTGGCGCTGGGGTTTTTCCTCAGTGTAGTAGCTGGTCAAAGGG ATGGCGAAATCATCAATCAGATCAAGGGAACGAATCAGGCCCTGGCTGAGATCAAAGAACTGCTGAAGCAACAG ATCCAAGAGATTGTGTTTCTAAAGAACACAGTGATGGAGTGTGAAGCCTGCG GGATGCGGGCTCCCCTTCCGCCCTCCTGCCACCCAAATCCCTGCCACCCAGGGGTTAAATGCACTGGGACCCCTGAGGGCATCAGGTGTGGGCCCTGCCCCGAGGGCATGGTTGGCGACGGGACCCACTGCAAGGACGTGGACGAG TGTGCTGTGACGCCCTGCCACATGGGTGTTCGCTGCATCAACACCTCCCCAGGGTACCGCTGTGGCCCCTGTCCTGCTGGCTACACCAGCCCCCAGGCACAGGGAGTGGGGCTCTCCTATGCCACCAAGAACAAACAG GTCTGCAAGGACATCAATGAGTGCCAAGGGTCCAGAAATGGCGGCTGCGTGGAAAATTCCAATTGCATTAACACACCT GGCTCGTTCAGGTGTGGGCCTTGTAAGGCAGGTTATGTTGGAGATCAGCGTAAGGGCTGTAAGCCTGAGAGAGCGTGTGGTAATGGCCAGCCCAACCCTTGCCATGCCAGCGCAGACTGCATCGTCCAACGAGAGGGTAAAAAAGAGTGTCAG TGTGCAGTGGGATGGGCTGGCAATGGCTTCTTCTGCGGCTCTGATATTGACATTGACGGCTTCCCTGATGAGAAACTTGAATGCGCCGAGAGGAACTGTGACAAG GACAACTGTCTAACTGTGCCCAATTCTGGCCAAGAGGACGCCGACAAGGACGGCATAGGAGACGCCTGCGATGAGGATGCAGATGGGGACGGAATCCTGAACACACAG GACAATTGTGTGTTGGTGCCAAATGTAGACCAAAGAAATGTGGACGATGACAACTTCGGAGACGCCTGCGACAACTGCCGTATTATCAAGAACAACGACCAGAAAGACACAGATGTCGACAGGCTGGGTGATGAATGTGACGAAGACATCGATGGTGATG GTATCCCCAATAACTTGGACAACTGCAAACGTGTTCCCAATGTGGACCAGAAGGACCGAGATGGGGACAAAGTCGGTGATGCCTGTGACAGCTGTCCTTACGTCCGCAACCCTGACCAG TTGGATATGGACAACGACTTGATAGGAGACCCTTGTGACACCAATAAGGATAG TGATGGTGACGGTCACCAGGACTCTCAGGACAACTGCCCCGCGGTCATCAACAGTGCCCAGCTGGACACAGACAAGGACGGCCGGGGAGACGAGTGTGACGATGATGACGACGATGACGGTATTCCCGACCTTCTGCCCCCGGGACCGGACAACTGCCGCCTCATCCCCAACCCCCTGCAGGAGGACTTCGACA GCGATGGTGTCGGGAACGTGTGTGAGAACGATTTTGACAACGACACCGTCATCGACAGCATCGACGTGTGTCCGGAGAACGCTGAGGTCACTCTGACAGACTTCAGGGCCTACCAGACAGTGGTTCTGGACCCAGAGGGAGACGCACAGACTGACCCCAACTGGGTGGTGCTAAATCAG GGACGGGAGATCGTCCAAACCATGAACAGTGACCCTGGACTGGCAGTTG gttaCACCGCCTTCAACGGCGTTGACTTTGAAGGGACGTTCCACGTGAATACGGTGACCGATGACGACTATGCAGGCTTCATCTTCGGGTACCAGGACTCTTCCTCCTTTTACGTAGTGATGTGGAAACAGGTTGAGCAGATCTACTGGCAGGCCAACCCATTCCGCGCTGTGGCAGAACCAGGGATCCAACTGAAG GCGGTGAAGTCCAAAACGGGACCAGGAGAGCATCTACGTAACTCTTTGTGGCACACCGGCGACACCAGTGACCAGGTGAAACTGCTTTGGAAAGACGCCCGTAACGTTGGCTGGAAGGACAAGACCTCCTACCGCTGGTTCTTACAACACAGGCCTCATGATGGCTATATCAG AGGCCACATCCTCCAGACCTAA